The Sporosarcina ureae genome includes a region encoding these proteins:
- a CDS encoding DUF485 domain-containing protein yields the protein MTNQVARGKSTLDYEKLVQTEDFKGLVKRKKVFATPFVIFFFAAYFILPLLTGYTKILETPAIGAMTWTWVYAFSMFVMVWVFTSIYMNKAKHFDVEVDKIIEKNVLK from the coding sequence ATGACTAATCAAGTGGCACGTGGGAAATCCACATTGGACTATGAAAAGCTCGTTCAAACAGAAGACTTTAAGGGTCTTGTAAAAAGGAAAAAGGTCTTTGCTACACCTTTTGTTATTTTCTTCTTCGCAGCGTACTTTATTCTTCCACTATTAACAGGTTATACAAAGATTCTAGAAACACCTGCCATTGGCGCAATGACTTGGACATGGGTCTATGCATTCTCCATGTTTGTTATGGTCTGGGTATTTACTTCCATTTACATGAACAAAGCAAAACACTTTGATGTTGAAGTAGACAAGATTATAGAGAAAAACGTTTTAAAATAA
- a CDS encoding GntR family transcriptional regulator has translation MPIPTNHAQPIRKTAKESAFSQLQKWIIDGTLQPGEKLNDIELAEALGVSRTPIRESLQLLEVQGFVQMFPGKATQVTDVDRESISDLLPPLAALQALSAELSIPNLTENIIKKLRDTNKKFALAVEKEDYFQALKIDEKFHQIIVDTANNSYISSMLVSLQAHVRRLFFHNSIILTEKSIAEHDQIIDLMSQRNGEQVTKVMRENWLRAIDEFHSIENVDS, from the coding sequence TTGCCTATACCAACTAACCATGCACAACCCATACGAAAGACTGCCAAGGAAAGTGCGTTCAGCCAATTGCAGAAATGGATTATTGATGGAACTCTACAACCTGGAGAGAAGCTAAATGACATTGAATTAGCGGAAGCACTCGGTGTGAGTCGCACGCCTATACGTGAATCGCTACAATTGTTAGAAGTTCAAGGCTTTGTTCAAATGTTTCCTGGTAAAGCAACACAAGTGACAGATGTAGATCGTGAATCTATTTCAGATCTTCTCCCCCCACTCGCTGCATTACAAGCTTTATCAGCTGAACTTTCTATACCCAATCTAACCGAAAACATTATTAAAAAGCTGCGTGATACGAATAAGAAATTTGCGCTAGCGGTGGAGAAGGAAGATTATTTCCAAGCGTTGAAAATCGATGAGAAATTCCATCAAATTATTGTCGACACAGCTAATAATTCATATATTTCTTCGATGCTTGTGTCATTACAAGCCCATGTGCGTAGGCTTTTCTTTCACAATTCCATTATACTGACAGAAAAGTCGATTGCAGAACATGACCAGATCATAGATTTAATGAGTCAGCGTAATGGTGAGCAAGTTACTAAAGTTATGAGAGAAAATTGGTTACGCGCAATCGACGAGTTTCATTCGATTGAAAATGTGGATTCGTAA